In a single window of the Bradyrhizobium erythrophlei genome:
- a CDS encoding methyl-accepting chemotaxis protein, with amino-acid sequence MFKLRSIAARMILAISLTVAVACGILGTFSIMQQRSLTQLALDQQLKLQYDSVIAAIEYEGRAARAVSALVASLPPVGDAIAKGDRDSLVGLFGGAQAALKAQGMPLLNFALPPATYFLRVQDPKTHGDDASGRRTTVVEANRTGKPIVGVEMGHDSLSIFAMTPIMRDGKSLAVAESGIPFGKEFVDRAKKRFGVDLAVYGLDGKTFTRLSSTFGDTMVATPDEMKRVLDGAALHRDATFSGHPAALYIGPIKNYAGQPVAVIEIIKDTTEYEAAANRAQFNLLLGTLAILAGAVVLAFLLGRGLSQPLTAITAVMNRLSSGDTDVTIPGGDRKDELGTMAMAVDVFRRNMVEASTLREAQDATKQQAELEKKALQRRMADRFEADVKTVVGAVAQATADMQRVAGEITGSVNGTSERAAAAAAASEEASANVSTVAAATEELASSVAEIGRQVTHSSGVADAAVVKAGQTTEMVGSLAVAGEKIGDVLRLIGAIASQTNLLALNATIEAARAGEAGRGFAVVASEVKELASQTAKATEEIAGQVTAIQSATGNCVTAIGGISDTIREISGIATTIAAAVEEQDSATREIARSVQQAAAGTSEVSLNVAGASQAADQSRVLAENVMVASGELSQHAIALFKSVDSFLAGLREAA; translated from the coding sequence ATGTTCAAACTTCGATCAATCGCGGCCCGTATGATCCTGGCCATTTCGCTGACGGTTGCGGTCGCCTGCGGAATCCTCGGCACCTTTTCGATCATGCAGCAGCGTTCGTTGACGCAGCTCGCGCTCGACCAGCAGCTCAAGCTGCAATATGACAGCGTCATCGCCGCGATAGAATATGAAGGGCGAGCCGCGCGCGCGGTCAGCGCACTCGTGGCCTCCCTGCCGCCGGTCGGCGACGCCATCGCCAAAGGCGATCGCGACAGTTTGGTCGGGCTGTTTGGCGGCGCACAGGCGGCGTTGAAGGCGCAAGGCATGCCGCTCCTGAACTTCGCTCTGCCGCCCGCAACCTACTTCCTGCGCGTCCAGGATCCAAAGACGCATGGCGACGACGCGTCGGGGCGCCGCACCACCGTGGTGGAGGCGAACAGGACCGGCAAACCGATCGTCGGCGTCGAAATGGGACACGACTCGCTCAGTATCTTCGCCATGACGCCGATCATGCGCGACGGCAAGAGCCTCGCGGTTGCCGAAAGCGGCATCCCCTTTGGCAAGGAATTCGTCGACCGTGCCAAAAAGCGCTTCGGCGTCGACCTCGCGGTGTACGGCTTGGATGGAAAGACATTCACGCGGCTCTCCTCAACTTTTGGCGACACCATGGTCGCCACGCCGGACGAGATGAAGCGCGTGCTCGATGGCGCGGCGCTGCATCGCGACGCCACCTTCAGCGGTCACCCCGCCGCGCTGTATATCGGGCCGATCAAAAATTACGCTGGCCAGCCGGTCGCTGTGATCGAGATTATAAAGGACACCACCGAATACGAGGCCGCGGCGAACCGCGCTCAGTTCAACCTTCTGCTCGGCACCCTTGCCATTCTGGCCGGCGCCGTTGTGCTGGCATTTTTGCTCGGTCGCGGCCTGTCGCAACCGCTGACGGCGATCACCGCAGTGATGAACCGCCTCTCGAGCGGCGATACGGATGTGACGATCCCCGGCGGCGACCGCAAGGACGAACTCGGCACCATGGCAATGGCGGTCGACGTATTCCGCCGCAACATGGTGGAAGCCAGTACCCTGCGAGAGGCGCAGGATGCCACCAAACAGCAGGCCGAGCTCGAGAAGAAGGCGCTCCAGCGCCGGATGGCCGACCGCTTCGAAGCTGACGTCAAGACCGTGGTCGGGGCGGTCGCGCAGGCGACGGCGGACATGCAGCGCGTCGCCGGCGAGATCACGGGAAGCGTCAACGGCACCTCGGAGCGCGCCGCGGCAGCGGCGGCGGCTTCCGAGGAGGCCTCGGCCAACGTCAGCACGGTCGCCGCCGCCACCGAGGAGTTGGCGTCTTCGGTGGCCGAGATCGGCCGTCAGGTCACCCATTCCAGCGGCGTCGCCGATGCTGCCGTGGTCAAGGCCGGACAAACCACGGAGATGGTCGGAAGCCTCGCCGTCGCCGGCGAAAAGATCGGCGACGTGCTTCGCCTGATCGGCGCCATCGCCAGCCAGACCAACCTCCTGGCGCTCAACGCCACCATCGAGGCGGCGCGGGCCGGAGAGGCCGGCAGGGGCTTTGCCGTGGTCGCATCCGAAGTCAAGGAACTCGCCAGTCAGACCGCGAAGGCGACCGAGGAAATCGCCGGACAGGTCACCGCGATCCAATCCGCCACCGGCAATTGCGTGACCGCGATCGGTGGCATCAGCGACACCATCCGGGAGATCAGCGGCATCGCCACCACGATTGCCGCCGCGGTCGAGGAGCAGGATTCGGCGACGCGCGAGATCGCGCGAAGCGTGCAGCAGGCCGCCGCCGGCACCAGCGAAGTCTCGCTCAACGTCGCCGGCGCAAGCCAGGCCGCCGACCAGTCGCGCGTGCTGGCCGAAAACGTCATGGTCGCCTCAGGCGAACTCAGCCAGCACGCCATCGCGCTGTTCAAAAGCGTCGACAGCTTCCTGGCCGGCCTGCGCGAGGCGGCTTAG